One Cellulomonas sp. NS3 genomic region harbors:
- a CDS encoding sensor histidine kinase, which yields MDRAPGLSVRLQLTLSYAGFLVLAGAVLLTLVWLFLRVPTFRALGGFAPSHPMLLREFLPAAAVVLAFLLLLGLVGGWLLAGRMLAPLARITAATRLAATGSLSHRIALEGRADELRELADAFDAMLEQVEARVAEQRRFAANASHELRTPLAISKTLLEVARDDPGADTAELLERLRAVNARAIDLTEALLLLSRADQRSFARERVDLSLLAEQAAETLLPLAEERGTTLETTGDVAPTVGSPPLLLQLVTNLVHNAIVHNLPRGGTVAVRTAARPGWTTLTVESTGERLAPELVATLAEPFRRGTGRVRADDAGVGLGLAIVASIARAHGGGLTLTPRAAGGLRVAVRLPTAPASG from the coding sequence ATGGATAGGGCGCCGGGCCTGAGCGTCCGCCTCCAGCTCACCCTGAGCTACGCCGGCTTCCTCGTGCTCGCGGGGGCCGTGCTGCTGACGCTGGTCTGGCTGTTCCTCCGGGTGCCCACGTTCCGGGCGCTCGGCGGCTTCGCACCCTCGCACCCCATGCTGCTGCGCGAGTTCCTGCCGGCCGCCGCCGTCGTGCTCGCGTTCCTGCTGCTGCTCGGGCTCGTGGGCGGGTGGCTGCTCGCCGGCCGGATGCTCGCCCCGCTGGCCCGCATCACCGCCGCGACCCGCCTCGCCGCGACCGGCTCGCTGTCCCACCGGATCGCGCTCGAGGGACGGGCCGACGAGCTCCGCGAGCTCGCCGACGCGTTCGACGCGATGCTCGAGCAGGTCGAGGCGCGGGTCGCCGAGCAGCGGCGGTTCGCCGCCAACGCCTCCCACGAGCTGCGCACCCCGCTCGCGATCTCGAAGACGCTCCTCGAGGTGGCCCGCGACGACCCCGGCGCCGACACCGCCGAGCTCCTGGAGCGGCTCCGGGCCGTCAACGCGCGCGCGATCGACCTCACCGAGGCGCTGCTCCTGCTCAGCCGGGCCGACCAGCGGTCGTTCGCCCGCGAGCGCGTCGACCTCTCCCTGCTGGCGGAGCAGGCCGCCGAGACGCTCCTGCCGCTCGCGGAGGAGCGCGGGACGACGCTCGAGACGACCGGTGACGTCGCGCCCACCGTCGGGTCCCCGCCGCTCCTGCTGCAGCTCGTGACGAACCTCGTCCACAACGCGATCGTCCACAACCTCCCGCGGGGCGGCACCGTCGCCGTCCGCACCGCCGCGCGCCCGGGGTGGACCACGCTCACGGTCGAGAGCACCGGGGAGCGGCTCGCCCCCGAGCTCGTCGCGACGCTCGCCGAACCGTTCCGGAGGGGCACCGGGCGCGTCCGCGCCGACGACGCGGGCGTCGGGCTGGGGCTGGCGATCGTGGCGAGCATCGCCCGCGCGCACGGCGGCGGCCTCACGCTCACGCCGCGCGCTGCGGGCGGGCTGCGCGTCGCGGTGCGCCTGCCCACGGCTCCCGCGTCCGGCTGA
- a CDS encoding response regulator transcription factor, whose protein sequence is MRVLIVEDEPYLAEAVRDGLRLEAIAADVAGDGDTALHLLSVSSYDVLVLDRDIPGPSGDEVAAHVVASGSGLPILMLTAADRLDDKASGFELGADDYLTKPFELRELVLRLRALDRRRAHHRPPVRELAGLRVDPFRREVYRDGRYVALTRKQFAVLDVLVAAEGGVISAEELLERAWDENADPFTNAVRITVSALRKRLGEPWLIATVPGVGYRIDDSPAVPPPPRTGRHDG, encoded by the coding sequence GTCGAGGACGAGCCCTACCTGGCCGAGGCGGTGCGCGACGGCCTGCGCCTCGAGGCGATCGCGGCGGACGTCGCCGGCGACGGCGACACCGCGCTGCACCTGCTGAGCGTCAGCTCCTACGACGTCCTCGTCCTCGACCGCGACATCCCCGGGCCGTCCGGCGACGAGGTCGCCGCGCACGTCGTCGCCTCCGGGAGCGGCCTGCCGATCCTCATGCTCACCGCCGCCGACCGGCTCGACGACAAGGCGTCCGGCTTCGAGCTCGGCGCAGACGACTACCTCACCAAGCCGTTCGAGCTGCGCGAGCTCGTGCTCCGGCTCCGCGCGCTCGACCGCCGGCGCGCGCACCACCGACCGCCCGTGCGCGAGCTCGCCGGCCTGCGCGTCGACCCGTTCCGCCGCGAGGTCTACCGCGACGGCCGCTACGTCGCCCTGACCCGCAAGCAGTTCGCCGTGCTCGACGTCCTCGTCGCGGCCGAGGGTGGCGTGATCAGTGCCGAGGAGCTCCTCGAGCGGGCCTGGGACGAGAACGCCGACCCGTTCACCAACGCCGTGCGCATCACCGTCTCGGCGCTGCGCAAGCGGCTGGGCGAGCCGTGGCTCATCGCGACCGTGCCCGGGGTCGGGTACCGGATCGACGACTCCCCCGCCGTGCCCCCACCGCCCCGGACCGGTCGGCACGATGGATAG